CAGAAGGCCCATAACTGCCGTAGAGAGTTTCATTTGACTTTATATGTATGCTTCTTGTTTGCCATTTGaaatggaaaaattattaaagaaagtTATGTGACAAGATTGCAAAATCGGAGGAAGATCAAAACAATATGGGAATTGTCAGTGTAGTGGTGCTAGGTTTCGGACTTCATTTGTTTGGTGTGAttggtcattttattatttaattcaaataatatctaatcCCTCAATAGGTACGGTAAATTTATCTGTAATTTTCTCCTCTGCTTTcccattttacttaaattcaGACCAAACAAGAATGTactgagaaaataataatgaacTTTCGGACCAACTAACTAATCGAGTCCCTTTTCTGCTTTGAACGCCTGGACTTGATAAATTCTTCTGtattattcttcaaaatttgaaatcaaatctGGAGTGTGTCTGATCATACAAGTAAGttagtaaaattactattttttaaagcGAAAAGGTTTCCCATTATCTATTTAATATGCTGAGCCTCAGTTAGagttttgaagaaaaaagataaagcaTAAGGTAGCCGCGGAGACGAGAAGAGAAGTAGTAAAAATGGTGGTCAGGAAAGTGGGCAAGTACGAGGTCGGGCGGACGATCGGTGAAGGGACATTCGCCAAAGTAAAGTTCGCGCAAAATACAGAGACAGGTGAAAGTGTTGCTATGAAAATTCTTGATCGAAGTACCATAATCAAGCACAAGATGGCTGATCAGGTATGTCTTGTCTGTCTCcttttaattttccaatttccAACAAAAAATTTGCTTTTTTGGGCTTTTTAAGGCACAAATGTTTATTTCCAAGTACAGGGTTCATTGGGAGAAACTCTGTGCAGGAGTAGGCAAACTATTGTTAAGCCTTgaatttgggatttttttttttttgggggtttaAAAGTTCAATCTTTAGGATTACCATGTTGTTTGGCTGTGAAGTATGCTGGGGAGTTTCATTAATGACTTGCCGTTGAATTAGCGTCGGAGATTCGACTCTCAACTCTGACTCTAAGTTCTTCTCTTGGAATTGCCTTGCTAATAACTGATTGTTTCCGATATAGAATTTGGTGCCAAGTGCTCATCAATTCGGAGTTCTTTCAGGATAGACATTTAGAAAAACTTGTGTGATTTGATCCATTTGTCATTGGTTTAACTTCCATGAATTTCCGGGTACTGGGGGTGGCAGTTTTTAACTCTTTACAATCATGGTGCTGCTTGAAAGAAATAAAGCAGTGTAAATGATGTAttgtttactttaaaaaaagaaaaaaattgatttgtttggtGTAATCTTCCAATTCAATGCATTTCTCGCTTGATGTAGTTTCcaggttttgatattttaggtATTGTCAgcatataatcttaattttttgtaattactATCTAGTATAATTTGATTCTTCAATTTTATGCAGCCTTGTATCCAAGTATGTTTTTCTTGAAATGACTCATTTATTCTTTTACAGATCAAGAAAGAGATATCTATAATGAAGCTTGTCAGACATCCTAATGTGGTTCGGCTTCATGAGGCATGGGATAtgcatatttataattttgtggaTGAGATTATTAGTGTTGACCTTGTTTCGTCATTATTCAGTCATATTCCCTTCTGACTCTTATTGCTTCATTAGGTTCTTGCTAGTCGCACAAAGATCTATATAATCTTGGAGTTCATCACAGGTGGTGAATTGTTCGATAAAATAGTAAGTTGTCTAATTTGGGATCTAACATCTGAAGATGTTTAAGTCTTGACTTTATTATCTGTTTCCAAAGTGTAATGGTTGATTTACTTATGATCATGTAGGTTCATCATCGTCGACTCAGTGAAGCTGAGGCTAGGCGATACTTCCAACAACTTATTGATGGTGTGGATTTTTGCCATAGTAAGGGTGTCTACCACAGAGATTTGAAGGTGTTCTTCTGGTAGCATTTGAAATGATGTAGTGCTTCCCTGTTTCAATTTATTCTTacaataattttcctttttgtacaCAGCCCGAAAATCTTTTACTTGATTCCCAAGGAAATTTGAAGATATCAGATTTTGGTCTAAGTGCATTGCCAGAACAAGTAATACAACTGTCCCTCCTTTTACTAGCAGCATAGTTAAGAGGAATGATAATAATGAGTCTTTACCTGGTAATTTATGCATATAGGGAGTTAGTCTACTTCGGACAACATGTGGAACTCCTAACTATGTAGCACCCGAGGTAATAACAGAATGGTCAGTCCAGTATTAAAGGAAATATAATGTGATTGCAGCATTTTATATCTAAGTATGCTTCTTCatcaatgttttcatttttcactcAAGGTACTTAGTCACAAGGGCTACAATGGTGCTGTGGCAGATGTATGGTCTTGTGGGGTAATTCTTTATGTTCTAATGGCTGGATATCTTCCATTTGATGAGCTTGATCTCACCACGCTATATAGTAAGGCATGAACTACATTTTTTGGGTCTACTATTTATGATAATTGTGCAATAAGTATCTTTCTTGCTTGCATTCATCCAAAGTTTGACGTCAGTATCAGTGTTACAttagagttgattttaattggattgtTTCATTTCCTTCCTGCAGGTTGAAAAAGCTGATTACTCATGTCCGTCCTGGTTTCCAGTGGGAGCCAAATCATTAATTCACAGAATTTTAGACCCAAATCCTGAAACTGTAAGTGTTACTGTCTTTAGAGACATTGCTTCCATTATGTCTATATTTGCACACTTTTGGCTGCTCTTGTGATTATGATTTGTATCAAGAACATGGAATTACAGATATGGATGGTATGATACCATAATTACTTAAATGATGATTTTCTGTACAAACTTAAACTCATAACTTGTACATCGAAAACTTGATATGTAGTTGGCAAAGTGGGTCATATTTCCTGTAGAAGTAACTTCTGCATATTCATTGGTCATGATAGTGTTGCTGTATGTGATAATCCACTGATCCTCGATCATGCCATTTTTGACCTCTTAAATTTAGACTTTGTTTAGCACCTTTTATTCAACCCCGTTATATTAAATATGTGATCATGAGTAATGCCAGGATACCCTGATCACTGCCTCTTCTATCTTAATGGCTTAAGGAAGCCATATTAAATGCTCCAAATTCCGATTTCCCTGCTGTCACCTTCTCTAAGAGTTTATCACCAAAATTGATACTCATAATTCTGATTTTACTGTCCCATGCTACCTGAAAGGCGTGCGTTCTACTTACGAATCTGCTTTTTGTTTGCATGGTCTTTCCTTTTACCTTGCCTAACTAGTCCCTGGTGCTagtatgaaaatgaaaatttacctTATGTGACATTACTGCATGACTTTCTTACTGTTTGGTTGGTGTCATTACCTTGTGTTGtgatatgataaaaaatgtgtatgaGACTTCAGATGCATTAGTTAGTTTCTATACTTCTTCTGGCTGTTTCTAAAGTTCATTAGTATACATGTGTGTGCAGCGTATTACGATTGAACAGATCAGAGATGATGAGTGGTTTAAGAAGAATTATGTTCCTGTCAGACttcttgaagatgaagatgtcaACCTGGATGACGTAAATGCTGTCTTTGATGATCCTGAGGTTGGTAAGGCATGAGCaatacagattttttttttttttaatacttcaATCACTACATAAATGCTTTTGGTTCTACTACTTTATGAAGACTTGCCCATTGTGTGCAATTATTCTAGCAAATCTGAAGTCTCCTACTATAAACATTGTGCCCATATCAGGTTCTTCTTTTCATAATTTGTAATATTCTGATGGGTACCTGAGTAGTCCGCCAGCAGCAGAGCCTTGCCTGGTTACTTCCTCAGCTCTCACAGCCTCTCCTGTGTACCAATCTCAACCACAACACAGCATACAATGGAACAGGAATGgcaacacaaacacaaacacataagacaatgaaaatatgtattgtattgaataCGTTTCCAGGAATGAATACAAATTAGTTCtccaatacaatgactattttcATCTACTACACGGCTTAATCAATTACAATTCTCTTCACTAATTTTTCTCCAGAAAGTTACACAAAAACCCAATTAAATCCCCACAGTACATACTCAGCATTCGAGAGAACCACTCTCTCCCCACTTTTTCCTTAGTTTTTTCACCTGCTTCCCTTTTCCCATACCTGCTCCGctttttcaactctttccaTAGCCATTTCATTTTCTCCTGCTCTGCCACGCTTTATATTCTTAGTGGCTGGATTTGCATTAAGGTGACAGCCTTCCGATCTTGCCTTTGGGTCAcagccttttttattttctcttttcctgtGGGAAATGTATATATGAGTTCTAACATATTCAATTGAACTTTTCCTTTTGATTGGCGTCCTTATTAACTGACAGAGGCGGTGCCCATATCAGGTTCTTGTGTTCAGATGCATTGTTGTGGTGATCTGGTATATTATTGACATTATCGGTAATGTGGTTTATTGTAGGAAGGGCAGGCTAATGAGCGATGTGGGACAGAGGACATGGGCCCTTTGAATCTCAATGCCTTTGACTTAATCATTTTATCTCAAGGTTTGAACCTTGCAACACTATTTGACCGTGGAGAGGTATGAATGTCTCATTGTACTGCTTAAATTTCCTTAATTTGTTCTGAGGCCTACTTGAGTTATCGTAAAATTGGATGAccaagattaaaaaaacaaaaagaatcgCCTTTCAACACTTTCCAAATTAGGGAACCTGCagtcacaatttttttttgttttaaattattgatgtttTAACAGGACTCTGTAAAGCATCAGACACGCTTTGTGTCACAGAAGCCAGCAAAGGTTGTTTTGTCAAGCATGGAAGTTGTTGCACAATCAATGGGTTTTAAGACGCATATTCGTAATTATAAGGTGGAGTATCAGACCACTATATTTTTCTACTTTCACTTAATATTTAcctatgtatttatatattcatttaattttaaactgaAAAAGTGATCCTGAGTGGTTTTCCGAAACTCATTAAACAAGATTTGTTTCAATGTTTAGATGAGAGTGGAAGGTCTTTCTGCAAACAAGACCGCTCATTTCTCAGTCATCTTGGAGGTAGGTTTTCGACCCTTACTTTAGACGAGAATCCAGTTTTTCTATAATTTAGTTGGctgattttgtttccttttataAAATGTATGGAGTGAAGATATTTGAAGTTGCCCCCACATTTTTTATGGTAGACATTCAGAAAGCTGCTGGAGATGCCAGTGAATACCTCAATGTAAGTTTTCTGTTCATCAGATGGCCCAAATTGACCTCAAAGTTTGATTAAAAAGGATCCCTTATCTGCATTTGCAGTTTTACAAGAACTTCTATAACAATCTTGAGGATATCATCTGGAAACCACCTTTTGAATCAAGCAAACCAAGGATCACCAAGCCAAAGAGTAAAAAGCGTTGACCTCTTTGCATCGCAGCTTCAGGATTATCTCTCAGATCGGCTTTCAAAATTGatacatgtaaatatttttttttactgtatGGTTAGTGTTTGTTATGAACTCAGTTTTTTATCACCATTAGCTAACTGTTACAGAACAGATTATAGGGAAAATTACACATTTGCAAAAAGTATGATAGCATTCTTAAACgagtaaaaatattttggagTATACTTAGAATTTTATCGAAGTTTTCAAAGACGGGCACCAAAATCTCCACATAAACAATGTCCGGCAACAAATTTGTGGAGCCGTTCGCTATCCCTAACGATGATATTTCTAGTTGTCAGTGACGAGATAATCTTCATGAAAATATGGCAATCCCTGGACATGGTGGTACTCTTAATAACTATTAACGGTGCAACATTCAGTGTGTTCAACAACCCAAATGCAATGGCCAGCTTTTCACTGTGATAAACAGAAGATGAGAAAGTCTTTTCCTCGCCATCGTCCTCAATTAGCTCAAATCTTTCTTCTGATTCGTACCCAAGAGCCTTTGCTTTGTCCAACAATTCATCCAATAACTTGTACATCTCTGCACTCTGAGGATGCAGCATATCATTGGGCTTAAATGGATAGACTTTGCCTTTAATGCTAATCCAGCTCCAATCTTGTGTTTTGCTTAGTTCCTCTTCTTCCATTGCTTGTTTCACCCTGGAAACGTCCTCCCACCTTTCTGCAGAGGAGAACATATCCAACAACATAAGGTATATTTCAGGATCTTTCGGTTTAAGTTGAATTAGCTTTTCAGCTGCAAAAAATCCTAATTCCTTATTCCCCTGTCTCCTACATCCCGCAATCAAGAGCGACCAAATAACCTCGTTGGGTTCAGAATCCATTTGCTTAATGAAATCGAAAGCTTCCTCTATACGACCTAACCTTACAAACATATCAATCAGGCATACGAAATGGTCCATCACAGGCTTGATTTTGTAATCCTTTTGCATCATCTCAAAGTAACTGAGTGCTTCAGGGACCATTCCACCATAGCTACAAGCTGATAAAACACCCACAAAAGTTATCTGATTTGGTCTAACTCCTGCAACCAGCATATCTTCAAAAAGCTGTAGAGCCTGCTGACTCCAGCCGTGATTTGCAAAACCAGTAATCATAGAAGTCCATGATATCAATGTTCTA
This is a stretch of genomic DNA from Mangifera indica cultivar Alphonso chromosome 11, CATAS_Mindica_2.1, whole genome shotgun sequence. It encodes these proteins:
- the LOC123229045 gene encoding CBL-interacting protein kinase 8-like isoform X4, producing MVVRKVGKYEVGRTIGEGTFAKVKFAQNTETGESVAMKILDRSTIIKHKMADQIKKEISIMKLVRHPNVVRLHEVLASRTKIYIILEFITGGELFDKIVHHRRLSEAEARRYFQQLIDGVDFCHSKGVYHRDLKPENLLLDSQGNLKISDFGLSALPEQGVSLLRTTCGTPNYVAPEVLSHKGYNGAVADVWSCGVILYVLMAGYLPFDELDLTTLYSKVEKADYSCPSWFPVGAKSLIHRILDPNPETRITIEQIRDDEWFKKNYVPVRLLEDEDVNLDDVNAVFDDPEVGSSFHNL
- the LOC123229045 gene encoding CBL-interacting serine/threonine-protein kinase 8-like isoform X1; this encodes MVVRKVGKYEVGRTIGEGTFAKVKFAQNTETGESVAMKILDRSTIIKHKMADQIKKEISIMKLVRHPNVVRLHEVLASRTKIYIILEFITGGELFDKIVHHRRLSEAEARRYFQQLIDGVDFCHSKGVYHRDLKPENLLLDSQGNLKISDFGLSALPEQGVSLLRTTCGTPNYVAPEVLSHKGYNGAVADVWSCGVILYVLMAGYLPFDELDLTTLYSKVEKADYSCPSWFPVGAKSLIHRILDPNPETRITIEQIRDDEWFKKNYVPVRLLEDEDVNLDDVNAVFDDPEVGKEGQANERCGTEDMGPLNLNAFDLIILSQGLNLATLFDRGEDSVKHQTRFVSQKPAKVVLSSMEVVAQSMGFKTHIRNYKMRVEGLSANKTAHFSVILEIFEVAPTFFMVDIQKAAGDASEYLNFYKNFYNNLEDIIWKPPFESSKPRITKPKSKKR
- the LOC123229045 gene encoding CBL-interacting serine/threonine-protein kinase 8-like isoform X2 encodes the protein MVVRKVGKYEVGRTIGEGTFAKVKFAQNTETGESVAMKILDRSTIIKHKMADQIKKEISIMKLVRHPNVVRLHEVLASRTKIYIILEFITGGELFDKIVHHRRLSEAEARRYFQQLIDGVDFCHSKGVYHRDLKPENLLLDSQGNLKISDFGLSALPEQGVSLLRTTCGTPNYVAPEVLSHKGYNGAVADVWSCGVILYVLMAGYLPFDELDLTTLYSKVEKADYSCPSWFPVGAKSLIHRILDPNPETRITIEQIRDDEWFKKNYVPVRLLEDEDVNLDDVNAVFDDPEEGQANERCGTEDMGPLNLNAFDLIILSQGLNLATLFDRGEDSVKHQTRFVSQKPAKVVLSSMEVVAQSMGFKTHIRNYKMRVEGLSANKTAHFSVILEIFEVAPTFFMVDIQKAAGDASEYLNFYKNFYNNLEDIIWKPPFESSKPRITKPKSKKR
- the LOC123229045 gene encoding CBL-interacting protein kinase 8-like isoform X3, yielding MVVRKVGKYEVGRTIGEGTFAKVKFAQNTETGESVAMKILDRSTIIKHKMADQIKKEISIMKLVRHPNVVRLHEVLASRTKIYIILEFITGGELFDKIVHHRRLSEAEARRYFQQLIDGVDFCHSKGVYHRDLKPENLLLDSQGNLKISDFGLSALPEQGVSLLRTTCGTPNYVAPEVLSHKGYNGAVADVWSCGVILYVLMAGYLPFDELDLTTLYSKVEKADYSCPSWFPVGAKSLIHRILDPNPETRITIEQIRDDEWFKKNYVPVRLLEDEDVNLDDVNAVFDDPEVLLFIICNILMGT